The Theileria equi strain WA chromosome 2 map unlocalized gcontig_1105316255037, whole genome shotgun sequence genomic sequence GTTTAAAGACTAGTTTATACACTCAACAGTACCATGTCCGGAGCTGGGCACGCGAGATCGTGTCATCATTCAAGATGTTATACGCAACCTTTCGTCAGCGCCTTCTGCATCAAATTACTTCACAAAAGGGCCTTCCTATAGAGGTAATCTCAACACAAAGCACACACTCTTGTCTAGTCTTCCTGTTCGAAGATGCGGATTCACTCTCACATGAAGCCCAAGCCGCCCTGCGTAGAACCATGGAAACATACATCAAGAACGCCAGAATGTTCCTACACGTACGCCAGTTGTCACGAGTAAGTAGAGTATGAGAAGAAATGACAACTATAGATCATGCCTCCCCTAAGAAGTCGTTGTCTATGCATAAGGATAAGAAGTCACACCCCTCAAGAGGTAGGTTTTACTATATATGCTCATATTCCTTCAGATCCTTGATATATTGCGGGAAATATGCAACGCTGAGAATATAACGCCCGGGCAAGCTAGTGATTCAATGCTACTCAACATTGCGGAGTCAAGCAACAGGAATCTCAGGAGGTCCATACTCATGTTAGAAGCCGTAGCAATGGGAGGATTTACACTTGAAACTAAAAACTTTATGATGCCCTGGGAAAGAAATATAAAGCAGATTGTAGATTCTGCACTATCTTCACAAACCCCCTCCACGTATGTTATATCATGAACATTCACAACATTTAGTCTATCATCATTGAGGCCGCAAATTTACGAACTATTGGTCTGTTGCATCCCAGGAGAAATCATTCTAGAGGTTCATATTCCCTTGTTACATACACATATTTACAGACAATCGTAAACCAATTAATAAAGCGGGTAAAACCAGTACTGGTACCAAACATCATTCACCTAGCTGCACATTTTTCACATACAATGAAACTAGGATCAAAGGATATATGGCATATTGAAGCATTCATAGCACAAACCATGAGCTTAGTAGCACGAAGACAGCCAAAGAAGGCATAAATACCAGAGTCAAAAGTTATACCTTTTGTATGTATCAAATTCATACAAACTATAAGCCTATTGAGAATTTGGGTGGTAGTTTTACATACATGTATATACAGAATAACCAATGATCTATCCTTGATACTAAAACTATTCATGAATTTTTGTAACATGATTTTCTGTTTATACCACCCTAGTACCTTGATTATAAGACTATTATTCATCCTATATTTGTTACATTATTCACTGTGTACATAGCCAAGTTATCTAGGAAAAGTTCATACGAGTACGTGATGTAACTAATACACGTATgataatttggaaaattatAGTAATGATGATTGTATCAGTTTCTCAAGACACCAAAATATGGTCTAATTTCATTTATGGAATGCACTAAAGTACCCATTACCAATTTATATTTAGACAAGACAGAAGTATTTATTGTACCTATTACTCCCATATCAGTTTCTTCTAAATGATAGTGTGAAACTACTACCAGTAAAGTAAACCTACATTAGAGAAAAGAATAACCAAGGAGGTATTTCAGAATGAAATTGAGTAAGAAATCAAAGTTTTTACATCTGGATATATTAATACTCAAAGCGTCGGTCATAGAGAAAATACTTAAACATCTTCCAATATGTTTCTAATGTGGTGTTCCCAAATATTAAATCAAATATATCCATAAATCAGCTCCAGTAGTATCATAAAACATAAATGACAAGAAGCacatctacattttttgTCACTCCTTCTGTAAGAAACGGATTGAATTCTCGCCGGTTACGGAGAAGTGGCTAAGACATATTGGTGTGtatggtagaaattagGGTCTCTGTGGACCACAGACAATCGTCTGGATTCCTCCGCCTACAAGGTAgaataaactgcattaatggCAAGTGTTTATACAACTTTTGTGTGATGTGTTTAGCTAGAAGCCTTCCCATTAtattaaaattacaaaaagtTCCCGTACAGTGTTTAAATAGAATAGTATGATGTTCTATTGACAGCGTTAAATCCCAGTAGATCATGTATCTCTCTCCGTATGCTTCTCACCAGCAGGTGCAGAAAGGTCCTTCATTGAGTGGAGCCTATCTTCGAAGTATCTCTtgtccacattcttccatgcTCCAgcatccttttcaaaacaaaaggtcTCATCTCCGGCACCCCTTGTATAGACACTGAGAAGAGAGGGGTACCCTTCCCTGGAGAATAGGTAGGCACCTGtacatccttcttgagTGTCTGTAGCAGTCCAAAGCGTATCTCCGTTATCAACCACTGATACTAGAGAAGATCCATCCTTGGGAACAAAAGCTCTATGATTCACTCCATAAAGTACATGGTCTGTTATGGTAAACAGGGAAGGACTGGGAGAAGAGAGGTCAAGAGTAGTTCCTTCTAGTTGTTGAACGACTTCTTTGGGTGCAACATGGCGGAGGTTAGACTGAACGGGTACTGCGGGTTCTCCCTCTTTAACATTAGAGGGAACCTGTAAGGGTTTAGCTCCACTCGCTTTATCTGGAAAGTGTTCATGTAGCCACTTTTCCAACAATGGTACCAAGATAGGAATGAGTTGAATAGCAGCCATATGGTGTCCACATCCTTTCCATTCTACGAGTTTTGCAACCTTACTTTCCTTGAGTCTCTTATTAaccatcttccttggacCCTTTACGTCACAGTGGTTATCATCAATAGTATGCACAAGTAGTGTTGGCTgatcttttggataaaacTGTTTCCTATGATCTTTCATAGCCCTTCTGCATGCACTAAAAGGAGACATCGCCATATTTCTAGTGTATCGATCACTATAATAAATAATGTCAGTATGATAATCGGCAAATCTTTCAAAGTGGAGAGCAATgttatatggatattgGTATGGACTCTTTGATTTTGGATCCATCCATGCGATACCCTCTTCAAATGGTCTTGCTACTTGTTTGTACCACACATCAAGGTATGGATCAACATTAAGCATGGTAGAAAAGCCAACTAGACCATCTACAAATTTAGCTTTTGGATTCTTTATCTCCTTGTTAAATTCTTGCACAGCTCTTACTACCACGTTTCCACCCAGTGAAAATCCGAACAAGAATGTCTTTTTATCAGTGGTGTGACTCTTGAAGACTACCTTCTCATCCCACTTTTCATTAGGatatccaaatttaccCCTCCTCATTATACTTACAAACTGAAGtaaatcataaatataaTCCATGAATTTCTCAGCATGACATCTTCGTTCAGTCTTGGATTCAGAAAAACCATGTGATTGATGGTCATaactatagacattataCCCAAGTCTATTAAGAGCCTCTATGAATGTGCCCTTATACTGAGACCTGTGAAGAATATCTAGCGGGTTCATTCCTTCTAGGGTCTTGTACTCAAAGTAAGATCTATAGCGTTCTGCATTTGATACCTTCTTGACAGTTACTGgttcatcaaaaatactGCAATAGGGGAATATCTCGAAGCCATAACGCTCATAGTTCCAGTCCATGTTAAATGTGAGAAAGTCTGACGTGAGATGTGAACGAGCTCCATggacaagaagaatgtctGCTTTGGCATCTTCAACTCTGGAGGCATATGTTGCAATCTTTATACCTTGcttattcttaaaactgCTCATTACAATTTTACCAGTAGATTCATGAGTGTAAATTGGATTATTCCTACCGGCCAAAATGTCCTCGTATTCATCCTTGGTGATAGTCACCCACTTTCCATTCAATTTTCTGAGGTAAATGATCTTGTGCTCCTTTTTAGTATTCGTGGTAAATAGAGCACCAAGTGAGGTGTCATCACCTATACCATGGAAACTAAAGTGGATAGAGAATCTGTCATCTGAAGACTCCCAGATGATATCCTTACCCTGCACTACCTTGTTAATTCTAAATCCCGGAAGGACGTGGTGTCTGTTTTCTACTACAATGTCAACTTGGTATTTgtcaatgaagaagagttggTCGTCTACATTGGATATGTCCAGGGTAACCCTATCATTGAAGGTTGACCTGTCAAATCCAGCCTTGGCTAAGTCTTCCAGATACCCATTCTTGTCAACAGACTTCCATGACCCACTCATCttggagtagtagaggatattctcattctcataTGGGTCCTTGGTGACTATCCAGAGGAGTTTATGATCTCCCTCTCTGGGATAAAAGGTGAGTTTGGTACACCATTCATCATTCTCTCTCTTCCATATTGTGGTACCAGTGTATCTTGTAGTAACAATCTTGGTAACCCTAGTCGTACTTCTGGTTCCATAAACTGCAAAGGGGGACTTGGGAGACTCATTAATATAAAAGTTCCAGTCGCTTTTTCCTTCATCAAGTTTGAAGGTCTT encodes the following:
- a CDS encoding replication factor C subunit 5, putative (encoded by transcript BEWA_044060A); translation: MLWIDKHCPKHLHELTSHKDVNELLIKLVNKSHGELPHFLFYGPSGAGKKTRILATLRSVFGAKVDKVKTDVLSYKDSNEIIVCQSESHIQIPCPELGTRDRVIIQDVIRNLSSAPSASNYFTKGPSYRVFLFEDADSLSHEAQAALRRTMETYIKNARMFLHVRQLSRIMPPLRSRCLCIRIRSHTPQEILDILREICNAENITPGQASDSMLLNIAESSNRNLRRSILMLEAVAMGGFTLETKNFMMPWERNIKQIVDSALSSQTPSTLSSLRPQIYELLVCCIPGEIILETIVNQLIKRVKPVLVPNIIHLAAHFSHTMKLGSKDIWHIEAFIAQTMSLVARRQPKKA
- a CDS encoding conserved hypothetical protein (encoded by transcript BEWA_044070A); translation: MARTFISALIFLFYGKLMASETGPPNFARRATEVTLDINSPDLSTFEMFNLKPHNIETPSYTAKSDCFIEKVVEGDATICECCPKRAFVKVTHCFIKDLFDLIHVYTIGLNGTKNVRYFLKKDGKWSSLKEEEFYDHFNALSIINHDFDKKTFKLDEGKSDWNFYINESPKSPFAVYGTRSTTRVTKIVTTRYTGTTIWKRENDEWCTKLTFYPREGDHKLLWIVTKDPYENENILYYSKMSGSWKSVDKNGYLEDLAKAGFDRSTFNDRVTLDISNVDDQLFFIDKYQVDIVVENRHHVLPGFRINKVVQGKDIIWESSDDRFSIHFSFHGIGDDTSLGALFTTNTKKEHKIIYLRKLNGKWVTITKDEYEDILAGRNNPIYTHESTGKIVMSSFKNKQGIKIATYASRVEDAKADILLVHGARSHLTSDFLTFNMDWNYERYGFEIFPYCSIFDEPVTVKKVSNAERYRSYFEYKTLEGMNPLDILHRSQYKGTFIEALNRLGYNVYSYDHQSHGFSESKTERRCHAEKFMDYIYDLLQFVSIMRRGKFGYPNEKWDEKVVFKSHTTDKKTFLFGFSLGGNVVVRAVQEFNKEIKNPKAKFVDGLVGFSTMLNVDPYLDVWYKQVARPFEEGIAWMDPKSKSPYQYPYNIALHFERFADYHTDIIYYSDRYTRNMAMSPFSACRRAMKDHRKQFYPKDQPTLLVHTIDDNHCDVKGPRKMVNKRLKESKVAKLVEWKGCGHHMAAIQLIPILVPLLEKWLHEHFPDKASGAKPLQVPSNVKEGEPAVPVQSNLRHVAPKEVVQQLEGTTLDLSSPSPSLFTITDHVLYGVNHRAFVPKDGSSLVSVVDNGDTLWTATDTQEGCTGAYLFSREGYPSLLSVYTRGAGDETFCFEKDAGAWKNVDKRYFEDRLHSMKDLSAPAGEKHTERDT